From a region of the Vanrija pseudolonga chromosome 2, complete sequence genome:
- the SPAC4A8.06c_0 gene encoding AB hydrolase superfamily protein: MVKPGEPRWAPRPQGTARWIPQPPYEPRPLVRSILRLVCWPPMFLLGIPLNLAYNSILYIFKRPTFGYKRFVISGLARYLTGSLGLGAVYAPDPDHGKITPAMLKLYGDRANASVKTIPPIADSVPRLPIVQIAGNKVRPEPVTAFMVAPKTAAGTSPKHIWREAGKDEKIIYYVVGGGYQTGHPLQWSLAWDWCNESKLRVFAPNYRKCLDNASAFPGPLYDFLAGWQFLVEDLGFEPRNIVLNGNSAGAHAIIQLTGYLDELMETGWTNWGLPAGVFACSPWADVTASFPSVSTNWTNDWLQSTTPVIAPSYARHYSSYLNSPYISPALITPPHATFSRLAKAGVKFYINVGSDEQLRDENIALTDAMTASGLDPHFLLIEGGSHCEFVFEGLPVTPWPGAGFSWPLVNGQWKTLLKEIGFDGGFDKAEVAEVVTGEKE, from the exons ATGGTCAAGCCTGGCGAGCCCCGCTGGGCACCAAGACCGCAGGGCACGGCGCGGTGGATCCCGCAGCCGCCGTACGAGCCGCGCCCTTTGGTCCGGAGCATCCTGCGGCTCGTGTGCTGGCCGCCCATGTTCCTGCTCGGCATCCCGCTGAACCTGGCATACAATTCTATCCTGTACATCTTCAAGCGGCCAACCTTCGGCTACAAGCGCTTCGTCATCTCCGGCTTGGCGCGCTATCTCACCGGCtcgcttggcctcggggcCGTGTATGCGCCCGACCCGGACCACGGCAAGATCACGCCTGCGATGCTCAAGCTGTACGGCGACCGCGCAAACGCGAGCGTCAAGACTATCCCGCCGATCGCCGACTCGGTCCCCCGCCTGCCGATTGTCCAGATCGCCGGGAATAAGGTGCGCCCGGAACCCGTGACGGCGTTCATGGTCGCGCCGAAGACGGCCGCCGGGACGTCGCCGAAACATAtctggcgcgaggcgggcaagGACGAAAAGATCATCTACTACGTCGTCGGGGGCGGATACCAGACTGGCCACCCGCTCCAGTGGAGCCTCGCGTGGGACTGGTGCAACGAGTCCAAGCTGCGCGTGTTCGCGCCCAACTACCGCAAGTGTCTCGACAACGCCAGCGCGTTCCCCGGCCCGCTGTACGACTTCCTCGCGGGATGGCAgttcctcgtcgaggacctgGGCTTCGAGCCAAGA AACATTGTGCTCAATGGTAACTCGGCAGGCGCGCACGCCATCATCCAGCTCACGGGatacctcgacgagctgatGGAGACGGGCTGGACCAACTGGGGCCTGCCGGCGGGTGTGTTCGCGTGTTCG CCATGGGCCGATGTGACCGCCTCGTTCCCCTCCGTTTCGACCAACTGGACCAAT GACTGGCTGCAGAGCACCACGCCCGTCATTGCGCCCTCCTACGCGCGCCACTACTCGTCGTACCTCAACAGCCCGTACATCTCGCCCGCGCtcatcacgccgccgcacgcgacCTTCTCGCGtctcgccaaggccggcgtcAAGTTCTACATCAACGTCGGATCggacgagcagctgcgcgacgagaaCATCGCATTGACGGACGCCATGACGGCGTCGGGCCTTGACCCGCACTTCCTGCTC ATTGAGGGCGGATCTCACTGCGAGTTTGTGTTTGAGGGCCTGCCGGTCACGCCTTGGCCTGGAGCTGGCTTCTCGTGGCCCCTCGTCAATGGTCAGTGGAAGACACTGCTCAAGGAGATTGGGTTTGACGGGGGTTTtgacaaggccgaggtggccgaggtggttACCGGCGAGAAGGAGTAG